In the Mycobacteriales bacterium genome, one interval contains:
- a CDS encoding 4Fe-4S binding protein: MNEVERGQEVEPGAAPPARSRGTIGLLEENCTVCMLCARECPDWCLFIEGHTESAPPARPGGRPRVHNVLDRFAVDWSLCMYCGICVEVCPFDALFWAPDLVPAEPSRPALVEEREELRTWIAGVPPPPPLDPAAEPAEEVTAAERLDAIAAARAAR; this comes from the coding sequence GTGAACGAGGTGGAGCGGGGTCAGGAGGTGGAGCCGGGTGCCGCGCCGCCCGCGCGTAGCCGTGGCACGATCGGCCTGCTCGAGGAGAACTGCACCGTCTGCATGCTCTGCGCGCGGGAGTGCCCCGACTGGTGCCTGTTCATCGAGGGCCACACCGAGTCGGCTCCGCCGGCCCGGCCCGGTGGACGGCCCCGGGTGCACAACGTCCTGGACCGCTTCGCCGTCGACTGGTCGCTGTGCATGTACTGCGGCATCTGCGTCGAGGTCTGCCCGTTCGACGCGCTGTTCTGGGCGCCGGACCTCGTCCCGGCCGAGCCATCGCGGCCGGCGCTGGTCGAGGAACGCGAGGAGTTGCGCACCTGGATCGCCGGCGTGCCGCCGCCTCCGCCGCTGGACCCGGCGGCCGAGCCGGCCGAAGAGGTCACCGCCGCCGAGCGGCTGGATGCCATCGCCGCCGCCCGCGCCGCCCGCTGA
- a CDS encoding NADH-quinone oxidoreductase subunit C, translating into MSPSTGPAGIDLVARLSAVLPDARVTSSYDVVTADVERGQWTHAVAACRDDAALDGTFFDVLLAVDEHPDGFDVVVRLWSVRARHGFHLRTRCPRSDPRVPTLTAVFAGAAWHEREAAEMFGLTFDGRPAHLPLLLPDGFDGHPLRKERVLAARMQPWPGAVDPADAGPGRPAGRRRLLPPGAPPPVPPGEPLP; encoded by the coding sequence GTGAGCCCGTCGACCGGTCCCGCCGGGATCGACCTGGTGGCACGGTTGTCGGCGGTGCTGCCCGACGCCCGTGTCACGTCGTCGTACGACGTCGTCACCGCCGACGTGGAGCGCGGGCAGTGGACGCACGCGGTGGCGGCGTGCCGCGACGACGCCGCGCTCGACGGGACGTTCTTCGACGTGCTGCTCGCGGTGGACGAGCACCCCGACGGCTTCGACGTGGTCGTGCGGCTGTGGTCGGTGCGCGCGCGGCACGGCTTCCACCTGCGCACCCGCTGTCCGCGCAGCGACCCGCGGGTGCCCACGCTGACCGCGGTGTTCGCCGGCGCGGCCTGGCACGAGCGGGAGGCAGCCGAGATGTTCGGGCTCACCTTCGACGGCCGTCCGGCGCACCTGCCACTGCTGCTGCCGGACGGCTTCGACGGCCATCCGCTGCGCAAGGAGCGGGTCCTGGCGGCGCGGATGCAGCCGTGGCCGGGTGCGGTCGACCCGGCCGATGCCGGACCGGGCCGCCCCGCCGGTCGGCGCCGCCTGCTGCCGCCCGGTGCCCCGCCCCCGGTCCCGCCGGGCGAGCCGCTGCCGTGA
- the nuoB gene encoding NADH-quinone oxidoreductase subunit NuoB — protein MPALSSAPATLVLDRGRRYTLTVLNVGLACCAVEAMVAALAQGQGRVPYAGDEREVQVMVVSGTVTSKLAPLVQRLHAELPQPVRVIAFGACASSGGPYWDSYCVTAGVDLLVPVDHYVPGCPPRPQALLDALDALGRSLP, from the coding sequence GTGCCCGCCCTGTCGTCCGCACCCGCCACCCTGGTCCTCGACCGGGGCAGGCGCTACACCTTGACCGTCCTCAACGTGGGACTCGCCTGCTGCGCCGTCGAGGCGATGGTCGCCGCGCTCGCGCAGGGACAGGGCCGCGTCCCCTACGCCGGGGACGAGCGAGAGGTGCAGGTCATGGTGGTCTCGGGGACCGTCACCAGCAAGCTCGCCCCGCTCGTGCAGCGCCTGCACGCCGAGCTGCCGCAGCCCGTGCGGGTCATCGCGTTCGGCGCCTGTGCCAGCAGCGGTGGGCCGTACTGGGACTCCTACTGCGTCACCGCCGGCGTCGACCTGCTCGTGCCGGTCGACCACTACGTCCCCGGCTGCCCACCCCGGCCCCAGGCGTTGCTCGACGCGCTCGATGCCCTCGGCCGGTCGCTGCCGTGA